One window of the Mycobacterium haemophilum DSM 44634 genome contains the following:
- a CDS encoding DUF4395 domain-containing protein: MTINSTSIGGDVVDVRGPRFAAWVTTAVLQTVLIVSVVSPLAAALLLGLQAVVFASGAVGGPRRHPYGRVFAALVAPRLGPVKEREPVPPLKFAQLVGFVFAVCGVAGFAAGAFLAGVIATAAALVAAFLNAAFGICLGCQLYPVVARFRRTPRPV, translated from the coding sequence GTGACGATCAATAGCACCTCCATCGGAGGAGATGTTGTCGATGTCCGCGGCCCACGGTTTGCTGCCTGGGTTACGACCGCAGTTCTGCAGACCGTCCTAATCGTCTCGGTCGTCAGTCCGCTGGCGGCCGCGTTACTGCTGGGCCTGCAGGCCGTGGTTTTTGCCAGCGGCGCTGTTGGCGGCCCGCGCCGGCACCCATACGGACGGGTGTTCGCCGCCCTGGTGGCGCCTCGGCTGGGTCCGGTGAAAGAGCGCGAACCGGTGCCACCGCTCAAGTTCGCCCAACTGGTTGGCTTCGTCTTCGCGGTTTGCGGTGTTGCCGGATTCGCCGCCGGCGCTTTCTTGGCGGGTGTCATCGCGACGGCGGCCGCATTGGTGGCCGCCTTCCTCAACGCAGCATTCGGCATCTGCCTGGGCTGTCAGCTCTACCCGGTTGTGGCGCGGTTCCGACGCACTCCCCGTCCCGTTTAA
- a CDS encoding DUF1416 domain-containing protein encodes MCSGPKQGLTLPASVDLEKETVITGRVVDREGQAVGGAFVRLLDSSNEFTAEVVASATGDFRFFAAPGSWTLRALSSVGNGDAVVSPSGAGIHEVNVKIA; translated from the coding sequence ATGTGCTCTGGGCCGAAACAAGGACTGACGTTGCCCGCCAGCGTCGACCTCGAGAAGGAAACGGTGATCACCGGTCGCGTGGTTGACCGCGAAGGCCAAGCCGTAGGTGGCGCGTTCGTTCGTCTGCTGGACTCGTCCAACGAGTTCACAGCCGAGGTGGTCGCCTCGGCCACCGGTGACTTCCGGTTTTTCGCCGCGCCGGGATCCTGGACGCTGCGCGCGCTGTCTTCAGTCGGTAATGGCGACGCCGTGGTGTCGCCGTCGGGTGCGGGCATCCACGAGGTCAACGTCAAGATCGCCTGA
- the purF gene encoding amidophosphoribosyltransferase, whose amino-acid sequence MTVQQPEQDFNSPREECGVFGVWAPGEQVAKLTYFGLYALQHRGQEAAGIAVADGSQVLVFKDLGLVSQVFDEQTLAAMEGHVAIGHCRYSTTGDTTWENAQPVFRNTAAGTGVALGHNGNLVNTAELAARARDAGLIAKRCPAPATTDSDILGALLAHGAADSTLEQAALELLPTVRGAFCLTFMDENTLYACRDPYGVRPLSLGRLDRGWVVASETAALDIVGASFVRDIEPGELLAIDADGVRSTRFANPTPKGCVFEYVYLARPDSTLAGRSVHGTRVEIGRRLARECPVEADLVIGVPESGTPAAVGYAQESGIPYGQGLMKNAYVGRTFIQPSQTIRQLGIRLKLNPLKEVIRGKRLIVVDDSIVRGNTQRALVRMLREAGAVELHVRIASPPVKWPCFYGIDFPSPAELIANVVEDEEEMLEAVRHGIGADTLGYISLPGMIAASEQPASRLCSACFDGRYPIELPSETALGKNVIEHMLANAARGAGLDDLVAQEVPEVQSARTKIALGTDQT is encoded by the coding sequence GTGACCGTCCAGCAACCCGAGCAGGACTTCAACTCGCCCCGCGAAGAGTGCGGTGTATTCGGGGTTTGGGCCCCGGGTGAACAAGTTGCCAAACTCACCTATTTCGGCCTCTACGCGTTGCAGCATCGCGGCCAGGAAGCTGCGGGGATCGCTGTCGCTGATGGGTCGCAGGTGCTGGTCTTCAAAGACCTTGGCTTAGTTAGCCAGGTCTTCGATGAGCAGACGTTGGCGGCGATGGAGGGCCACGTTGCCATCGGGCACTGTCGCTACTCCACCACCGGCGACACCACCTGGGAGAACGCCCAGCCTGTCTTCCGCAACACCGCTGCCGGCACCGGGGTTGCGTTGGGGCACAACGGAAACCTGGTCAACACCGCCGAGCTTGCCGCACGCGCCCGCGACGCGGGGTTGATCGCAAAACGTTGCCCGGCCCCAGCGACAACGGACTCCGACATCCTGGGCGCGCTGCTAGCCCACGGTGCGGCCGACTCGACCCTGGAACAGGCCGCACTGGAGCTGCTGCCGACCGTGCGGGGCGCGTTCTGCCTGACATTCATGGACGAAAACACCCTCTATGCCTGCCGGGACCCGTATGGGGTACGGCCGCTGTCGCTCGGACGACTGGATCGCGGCTGGGTGGTGGCCTCTGAAACGGCCGCGCTCGACATCGTCGGCGCCTCGTTTGTCCGCGACATCGAACCGGGTGAGCTGCTGGCGATCGACGCCGACGGGGTGCGGTCCACTCGTTTCGCCAACCCCACGCCCAAGGGTTGCGTCTTCGAATACGTCTACCTGGCGCGGCCCGACAGCACGCTGGCCGGCCGGTCGGTGCACGGCACCCGGGTGGAGATCGGCCGTCGACTCGCCCGCGAATGCCCGGTCGAGGCCGACCTGGTGATCGGTGTGCCGGAATCAGGCACCCCCGCCGCGGTGGGATACGCGCAGGAGTCCGGCATCCCTTACGGGCAGGGTCTGATGAAGAACGCATACGTCGGACGCACCTTCATCCAGCCGTCGCAAACTATCCGCCAACTCGGTATCCGGTTGAAGCTCAATCCGCTCAAAGAGGTGATCCGCGGCAAGCGGCTGATTGTTGTCGATGACTCGATTGTGCGGGGGAACACCCAGCGCGCGCTGGTGCGGATGCTGCGCGAGGCCGGTGCCGTCGAGCTGCACGTGCGTATCGCTTCACCGCCGGTGAAGTGGCCCTGCTTCTACGGCATCGACTTCCCATCGCCGGCCGAGTTGATCGCTAACGTCGTCGAAGACGAGGAGGAGATGCTCGAGGCGGTACGGCATGGCATCGGCGCCGACACGCTGGGCTACATCTCGCTGCCGGGCATGATTGCGGCTTCCGAGCAGCCTGCTTCGCGGTTGTGTTCCGCCTGCTTCGATGGCAGGTACCCGATCGAGCTGCCCAGTGAAACCGCGTTGGGCAAAAACGTCATCGAGCACATGCTTGCCAACGCGGCGCGTGGAGCCGGGCTAGACGATCTGGTTGCCCAGGAAGTACCAGAAGTCCAGTCGGCGCGGACGAAAATTGCGCTTGGAACTGACCAGACGTAA
- a CDS encoding FABP family protein, which translates to MFHAAERSTVSAARNIPAFDDLPIPSDTANLREGANLNDALLALLPLVGVWRGEGEGRGPNGDYRFGQQIVVSHDGGDYLNWEARSWRLNDAGEYQEAGLRETGFWRFVSDPYDPTESQAIELLLAHSAGYVELFYGRPRNASSWELVTDALACSKSGVLVGGAKRLYGIVEGGDLAYVEERVDADGGLVPHLSARLSRFAG; encoded by the coding sequence ATGTTTCACGCTGCCGAGCGATCGACGGTGAGCGCAGCCCGAAATATCCCAGCTTTCGATGATTTGCCGATCCCCTCCGACACCGCGAATCTGCGCGAAGGCGCTAACCTCAATGACGCTTTGCTGGCACTGCTGCCGCTGGTCGGCGTGTGGCGCGGCGAAGGCGAGGGCCGCGGACCCAACGGCGACTACCGCTTCGGCCAGCAGATTGTGGTCTCGCACGACGGTGGTGATTACCTGAATTGGGAAGCCCGGTCGTGGCGGCTCAACGACGCCGGCGAGTATCAGGAAGCTGGCTTACGTGAGACGGGTTTCTGGCGTTTCGTCAGCGATCCATACGATCCGACCGAATCCCAGGCGATCGAATTGCTGTTAGCCCACTCGGCTGGTTACGTCGAATTGTTTTACGGGCGGCCACGCAACGCGTCATCGTGGGAGTTGGTCACCGATGCCCTGGCTTGCAGTAAATCCGGCGTGCTCGTCGGCGGCGCCAAACGGCTTTACGGCATCGTCGAAGGCGGCGACCTCGCCTACGTCGAAGAACGAGTAGACGCCGACGGGGGACTGGTGCCACATCTATCGGCGAGACTGTCCCGATTCGCCGGATAG
- a CDS encoding thioredoxin family protein: MMAVIVATIAVGVLTALAGWLLTRRSGNVREIRSAPGQGAGADTADLGLSRTGPTIVHFSAPWCGPCDRVRRVVDQVCEDLRDLGDIAHVEIDLDANPAAARRFSVLSLPTTLIFDADGQQRYRTSGVPKAADLQSALEPLLA, encoded by the coding sequence ATGATGGCGGTGATTGTGGCGACCATAGCGGTGGGGGTGCTGACAGCCCTTGCCGGATGGTTGCTGACTCGGCGCTCGGGAAACGTTCGCGAAATTCGTTCTGCGCCGGGTCAGGGCGCCGGCGCAGACACCGCAGACCTGGGCCTGTCGCGTACCGGGCCGACCATCGTGCATTTCAGCGCACCGTGGTGCGGGCCGTGCGATCGGGTACGTCGGGTGGTTGATCAGGTCTGCGAAGACCTGCGCGACCTGGGAGACATAGCCCACGTCGAGATCGATTTGGACGCTAATCCCGCAGCTGCGCGCCGATTTTCGGTGCTCTCGCTGCCCACCACATTGATTTTCGATGCCGACGGACAGCAACGGTACCGGACGTCGGGAGTCCCCAAGGCCGCTGACCTGCAGTCCGCACTCGAACCATTGTTGGCTTGA
- the purM gene encoding phosphoribosylformylglycinamidine cyclo-ligase: MTDPGNSPGSQPGSHGITYASAGVDIEAGDRAVELFKPMAVKATRPEVRGGLGGFAGLFALRGGYREPVLAASTDGVGTKLAVAQAMDKHDTVGLDLVAMVVDDLVVCGAEPLLLQDYIAVGRTVPERLSAIVGGIAEGCMLAGCALLGGETAEHPGLMEADHYDISATGVGVVEADDILGPDRVKPGDVIIALGSSGLHSNGYSLARAVLLEIDRMNLAGYVEEFGRTLGEELLEPTRIYAKDCLALAAETHVRTFCHVTGGGLAGNLQRVIPHGLVAEVDRGTWTPAPVFAMIAQRGRVAREEMEKTFNMGVGMIAVVAPEDTDRALAILTARHLDCWVLGTVCKGGKEGPRAKLVGQHPRF; this comes from the coding sequence ATGACGGATCCCGGAAATAGCCCCGGAAGCCAGCCGGGCAGTCACGGAATCACCTATGCGTCGGCAGGGGTGGACATTGAAGCCGGTGACCGCGCGGTCGAGTTGTTCAAGCCGATGGCCGTTAAGGCCACCAGGCCCGAGGTGCGCGGCGGACTAGGCGGATTCGCTGGATTGTTCGCTCTGCGGGGCGGCTACCGCGAACCGGTGCTGGCGGCCTCCACCGACGGTGTTGGTACCAAGCTGGCAGTCGCTCAGGCGATGGACAAGCACGACACCGTTGGCCTCGACCTGGTGGCGATGGTGGTCGACGACCTGGTGGTCTGCGGCGCCGAGCCGCTGTTGCTGCAGGACTACATTGCCGTCGGCCGAACGGTGCCAGAACGACTGAGCGCGATCGTCGGCGGTATCGCCGAGGGGTGCATGCTCGCGGGCTGTGCGCTGTTGGGTGGCGAGACCGCCGAACACCCCGGTCTGATGGAAGCCGACCACTACGACATCTCGGCGACCGGTGTCGGTGTTGTAGAGGCCGACGACATTCTGGGGCCAGACCGTGTCAAACCCGGTGACGTAATCATCGCGCTGGGGTCTTCGGGTCTGCATTCCAACGGATACTCGCTGGCCCGCGCGGTCCTACTGGAGATCGATCGGATGAACCTGGCCGGTTATGTGGAGGAGTTCGGTCGCACCCTGGGTGAGGAGCTATTGGAGCCCACCCGCATCTACGCCAAAGACTGTCTGGCATTGGCCGCCGAAACCCATGTCCGCACGTTCTGCCACGTCACCGGCGGCGGGCTGGCCGGCAATCTGCAACGCGTCATCCCGCACGGGCTGGTCGCCGAAGTCGACCGCGGCACGTGGACACCCGCACCGGTCTTCGCCATGATCGCTCAGCGTGGACGGGTCGCGCGTGAGGAGATGGAAAAGACATTCAACATGGGCGTCGGCATGATCGCCGTGGTCGCGCCTGAAGACACCGACCGTGCCTTGGCCATACTGACCGCACGGCACTTGGACTGCTGGGTACTGGGAACCGTCTGCAAAGGTGGCAAAGAAGGCCCGCGGGCAAAACTGGTCGGGCAACACCCGAGATTCTAA
- a CDS encoding sulfurtransferase, protein MARSDVLVSADWAESNLSNPQAAKIVFVEVDEDTSAYDGGHIAGAIKLDWRTDLQDPVKRDFVDAQQFSKLLSDRGISNDDTVILYGGNNNWFAAYAYWYFKLYGHDKVKLLDGGRKKWELDGRPLSTDTVNRPATSYIAAAPDNTIRAFRDEVIASINIKNLVDVRSPDEFSGKILAPAHLPQEQSQRPGHIPGAINVPWSKAANEDGTFKSDEELATLYANAGLEGSKETIAYCRIGERSSHTWFVLRELLGHQNVKNYDGSWTEYGSLVGAPIELGS, encoded by the coding sequence ATGGCACGCTCCGATGTCCTGGTCTCCGCCGACTGGGCCGAGAGTAATCTCAGCAACCCTCAGGCCGCGAAGATCGTCTTCGTCGAAGTGGACGAGGACACCAGCGCCTACGACGGCGGCCACATTGCCGGCGCGATCAAGCTGGACTGGCGCACGGATTTGCAAGACCCGGTGAAGCGCGACTTCGTCGACGCCCAGCAATTCTCCAAATTGCTGAGTGACCGTGGCATTTCCAATGACGACACCGTGATCCTGTACGGCGGCAACAACAACTGGTTCGCCGCCTACGCGTACTGGTATTTCAAGCTGTACGGGCATGACAAAGTCAAACTGCTTGACGGCGGCCGCAAGAAGTGGGAGCTCGACGGTCGCCCACTGTCCACCGACACCGTCAACAGACCGGCGACCTCCTACATTGCTGCCGCACCGGACAACACCATCCGGGCCTTTCGGGACGAGGTCATCGCGTCCATCAACATCAAAAATCTCGTCGACGTACGTTCCCCCGACGAGTTCTCCGGCAAGATCCTGGCGCCTGCCCACCTGCCCCAGGAGCAGAGCCAGCGACCCGGCCACATCCCAGGCGCGATCAACGTACCGTGGAGCAAGGCCGCCAATGAGGATGGCACCTTCAAATCCGACGAGGAGTTGGCCACGCTGTACGCCAACGCCGGCCTGGAGGGGTCGAAGGAGACGATCGCCTACTGCCGGATCGGTGAGCGGTCATCCCACACCTGGTTTGTGCTGCGCGAGTTGCTCGGACATCAGAACGTCAAGAACTACGACGGCAGTTGGACGGAATACGGCTCCCTGGTGGGCGCCCCGATCGAGTTGGGAAGCTGA
- a CDS encoding aminodeoxychorismate lyase, protein MIVTLDGQIHTPGTPLLHADDLAAVRGDGVFETLLVRDGRACLVEPHLQRLTQSAQLMDLPEPDLPRWRHAIDVAAQRWTATTADEGALRLIYSRGRETGSAPTTYVMVNPLPSRVASVRRDGLAAVTLDRGLPATGAGATPWLLASAKTLSYAVNMAALRHAARQDAGDVIFVSSDGYILEGPRSTVVIATNSEGGTDDNLCLLTPPPWYPILRGTTQQALFEVARAKGYDCDYRALRIADLHGAQGIWLISSMTLAARVHTLDGRRLLRSPMAAAFVELVDAAIVSDR, encoded by the coding sequence GTGATCGTCACGTTGGACGGCCAGATCCATACGCCGGGGACGCCGCTGTTGCACGCCGACGACCTCGCCGCCGTTCGCGGTGACGGCGTCTTTGAGACGCTGCTGGTCCGCGACGGCAGGGCCTGTCTGGTCGAGCCGCATCTGCAGCGGCTCACCCAGTCGGCGCAATTAATGGATCTACCCGAGCCGGACCTGCCGCGCTGGCGGCATGCGATCGACGTGGCCGCACAACGATGGACCGCGACTACCGCTGACGAAGGCGCGCTGCGGTTGATCTACAGCCGTGGCCGGGAGACCGGCTCAGCGCCGACGACCTACGTGATGGTTAACCCTCTCCCCAGCCGGGTGGCGTCGGTGCGGCGCGATGGGTTAGCGGCCGTCACGTTGGACCGCGGGCTGCCTGCCACCGGTGCCGGCGCCACGCCTTGGCTGCTGGCCAGCGCCAAAACACTGTCGTACGCAGTGAACATGGCTGCCCTGCGGCACGCCGCCCGGCAGGACGCCGGTGACGTTATTTTCGTTAGCTCGGACGGCTACATCCTGGAAGGCCCGCGCTCGACGGTGGTGATCGCCACGAATTCCGAAGGCGGGACGGACGATAACCTCTGCCTGCTGACGCCGCCGCCGTGGTATCCGATCCTGCGTGGTACCACCCAACAGGCCCTCTTCGAGGTGGCCCGCGCCAAGGGGTACGACTGTGACTACCGAGCGTTGCGGATCGCCGACCTCCATGGGGCACAGGGGATCTGGTTGATATCAAGTATGACCTTGGCCGCCCGCGTGCACACCCTTGACGGCCGACGACTGCTTCGCTCCCCAATGGCTGCAGCATTCGTCGAACTCGTCGATGCCGCCATCGTCAGCGACCGCTGA
- a CDS encoding Ms5788A family Cys-rich leader peptide, translated as MSLGKLADVSTRLEPMLTKRRAVDLCRIAGCCCCCSC; from the coding sequence ATGTCATTGGGTAAGCTGGCCGACGTGTCAACCCGCCTCGAGCCCATGCTCACCAAGCGCCGCGCAGTCGATCTGTGCCGCATCGCGGGTTGTTGCTGTTGCTGTAGCTGCTGA
- a CDS encoding YgfZ/GcvT domain-containing protein: MTAVPAPDLGPDAGAIWHFGDPLGEQRAAETDAVLIDRSHRAVLTLTGSDRQTWLHNISTQHVSELPDGASTQNLSLDGQGRVEDHWIQTELAGTTYLDTEPWRGEPLLEYLRKMVFWSEVTPGSAEMAVLSLLGPRLTEQAVLDALHLDALPAEPTAVPLAGGGFVRRMRGTAADHIELDLLVPRRESADWQRRLAGAGVRQAGVWAYEAHRVAALRPRLGVDTDQRTIPHEVGWIGGPGEGAVHLDKGCYRGQETVARVHNLGKPPRMLVLLHLDGSVERPSTGDAVLASGRAVGRLGTVVEHVDLGPVALALLKRGLPADTELVIGPEDAEGGSVAAVIDADSLPAADEVGAGRLAVERLRGR, from the coding sequence GTGACTGCAGTCCCTGCACCCGATCTCGGACCCGACGCGGGCGCGATCTGGCACTTCGGCGATCCGCTGGGCGAACAGCGGGCGGCCGAAACCGATGCTGTGCTGATAGACCGCTCACACCGAGCGGTACTCACGTTGACCGGTAGCGACCGGCAGACGTGGCTGCACAACATCTCCACCCAACATGTCAGCGAACTCCCCGACGGTGCCAGCACGCAGAATCTCAGCCTTGACGGCCAAGGCCGGGTTGAGGACCACTGGATCCAGACCGAGCTGGCGGGCACCACTTATCTCGATACCGAACCCTGGCGGGGTGAGCCACTGCTGGAGTACCTGCGCAAGATGGTGTTCTGGTCCGAGGTAACCCCGGGCAGCGCCGAGATGGCCGTGCTGTCGCTGCTGGGTCCGCGACTGACGGAGCAGGCGGTGCTCGATGCGCTTCACCTGGATGCGCTGCCCGCCGAGCCGACGGCGGTTCCGCTGGCTGGCGGGGGCTTCGTGCGCCGGATGCGCGGCACCGCTGCCGACCACATCGAACTGGACCTGCTGGTACCGCGACGTGAGTCGGCCGACTGGCAGCGCCGGCTGGCGGGAGCGGGCGTCCGGCAGGCCGGGGTGTGGGCCTATGAAGCCCACCGCGTGGCAGCACTGCGCCCGCGGCTCGGCGTCGACACCGATCAGCGCACCATCCCGCACGAAGTGGGTTGGATCGGTGGTCCCGGCGAAGGTGCCGTCCATCTGGACAAAGGCTGCTATCGCGGCCAAGAGACCGTCGCACGGGTGCACAACTTGGGTAAACCGCCTCGGATGCTGGTGTTGTTGCATCTGGACGGCTCGGTGGAACGGCCCTCGACGGGCGATGCGGTGCTGGCCAGCGGTCGCGCCGTCGGACGCCTCGGAACCGTCGTCGAGCATGTGGACCTGGGCCCGGTGGCGCTGGCGCTGCTGAAGCGCGGGCTGCCGGCCGACACCGAACTGGTTATCGGACCGGAAGACGCGGAAGGCGGGTCGGTCGCGGCGGTGATCGACGCCGACTCGCTGCCAGCCGCCGACGAGGTAGGCGCGGGACGACTGGCCGTCGAGCGGTTACGCGGGCGGTGA
- a CDS encoding sterol carrier family protein has product MAARDRADPAKTRQAVLAIADWLEDKTRPAPDRDVVATAVRLTARTLATLAPGASVEVRIPPYVAVQCVSGPSHTRGTPPNVVETDPRTWLLVATGLMQLAEAAATGALHMSGSRAHDIEAWLPLVNLSCT; this is encoded by the coding sequence ATGGCCGCCCGTGATAGAGCCGATCCGGCAAAGACTCGGCAAGCCGTCCTTGCCATCGCGGACTGGCTGGAGGACAAAACCCGGCCGGCGCCCGACCGGGACGTTGTGGCTACGGCGGTTCGGCTCACTGCGCGCACCCTGGCGACGTTGGCGCCCGGTGCCAGCGTCGAGGTCCGGATCCCGCCGTACGTGGCGGTGCAGTGTGTTTCTGGGCCCAGCCACACCCGCGGAACGCCACCCAACGTCGTCGAGACCGATCCGCGGACGTGGCTGCTGGTTGCTACCGGGCTGATGCAGCTAGCGGAGGCGGCGGCGACCGGTGCGCTGCACATGTCCGGCTCGCGTGCTCATGACATCGAGGCGTGGCTGCCATTAGTTAATCTCAGCTGTACGTAG
- a CDS encoding sensor domain-containing protein, protein MALFISYSSQDRLTVDALTTALRRGQQQVWFDQELGGGDAWWSKILEQIRSCDVFIVALSSNWLQSKPSQAELRYAQALKRPILPVRIGAVDSMRVNPLATLQIIDYTNPTVDAGIQLVTAVHALRATPVPLPDPLPDEPPVPFGYITRLGNTLAEKELSPQQQIQLLVELKAGLAEDGDDPSARSDIGQLLRMLRLRHDVTYRTRNEIDQVLASIESAETADAKAQPQPAKTADEGPTQPGGRSQHVSGPVPSAPHAPAAGASGTASNKRLLIIGGAVLAAVVAIVVAVVFVTQGSSPKKPSTSASAHSAPAAPVAPGRLESILLPPNDVAAIMGVASMEIANQTQQLRAPAGTLSNLDCLGAFEPIQDPIYAGSGDKGVRGQQLHAADNTLRVYEAAVGFSNAEKAKAFVAKQAEQWKTCAGQAVTLTTEQGREFHWTFGDLTGTPPTITQVRMPGDPSRPSCQRVLSAVSDVVFDVEACAVNVADQGSQIVQKMAANVRQ, encoded by the coding sequence ATGGCGCTGTTTATCAGCTACTCGAGCCAGGACAGGCTAACGGTGGACGCCCTCACGACCGCACTTCGGCGGGGCCAACAACAGGTTTGGTTCGACCAGGAGCTGGGCGGTGGCGACGCCTGGTGGAGCAAGATCCTCGAGCAGATCCGGTCGTGCGACGTGTTCATCGTCGCACTGTCAAGTAACTGGCTACAGTCCAAGCCCAGTCAGGCTGAGTTGCGCTATGCGCAGGCTTTGAAGCGGCCAATCCTTCCCGTTCGGATCGGTGCGGTCGACAGCATGCGCGTGAATCCCCTTGCCACGTTGCAGATCATCGACTACACGAACCCCACCGTTGACGCCGGCATTCAATTGGTGACCGCGGTGCACGCGCTGCGTGCCACCCCGGTGCCGTTACCGGACCCGCTGCCCGACGAGCCGCCGGTGCCTTTTGGCTATATCACGCGGTTGGGCAACACCCTGGCGGAAAAAGAACTCAGCCCCCAGCAGCAGATTCAACTGCTGGTCGAACTCAAGGCCGGACTTGCTGAGGACGGCGACGACCCCAGCGCCCGAAGCGATATCGGTCAACTCCTGCGCATGCTGCGCCTCCGACACGACGTGACCTATCGCACCCGAAACGAGATCGACCAAGTGTTGGCGTCCATCGAGTCAGCCGAAACGGCCGATGCCAAGGCGCAACCGCAGCCAGCAAAGACTGCCGACGAGGGCCCTACCCAACCCGGAGGCAGGTCGCAGCATGTTAGCGGCCCGGTGCCGTCGGCGCCTCACGCGCCGGCTGCCGGTGCCAGCGGTACCGCGTCCAACAAGCGGTTGTTGATTATCGGAGGGGCCGTCCTAGCCGCCGTTGTTGCGATCGTGGTGGCGGTTGTGTTCGTCACTCAAGGATCGTCCCCCAAGAAGCCGTCGACGTCGGCCAGCGCACATTCCGCACCGGCGGCACCGGTAGCTCCCGGTCGCCTGGAATCGATTCTTCTTCCGCCAAACGACGTCGCCGCCATTATGGGCGTCGCATCCATGGAAATCGCCAACCAGACCCAGCAGCTGCGCGCGCCCGCCGGGACTTTGTCAAACCTGGACTGCCTCGGCGCGTTCGAACCCATCCAAGACCCGATCTATGCGGGCAGCGGCGACAAAGGTGTGCGCGGCCAGCAGTTGCACGCGGCGGACAACACCCTCCGGGTCTACGAGGCCGCGGTTGGCTTTTCGAACGCCGAAAAGGCCAAGGCGTTCGTGGCGAAGCAAGCTGAGCAATGGAAGACGTGCGCCGGCCAAGCCGTGACGCTAACCACCGAACAGGGCCGAGAATTTCACTGGACGTTCGGTGACCTCACGGGGACTCCCCCCACGATTACTCAGGTTCGCATGCCCGGCGATCCCAGTCGGCCCTCCTGCCAACGCGTGCTGAGCGCGGTGTCCGACGTTGTCTTCGACGTCGAGGCGTGCGCTGTGAATGTCGCCGACCAAGGCAGCCAGATCGTCCAAAAGATGGCCGCCAACGTCAGGCAATAG
- the lmeA gene encoding mannan chain length control protein LmeA — MRMRKVLTGVVTAVVAVAVIVVGALSVDYGTSIYAEYRLSVNVRNAANLGSDPFVAILAFPFIPQAMRDHYTELEIKANAVDHAMVGKASLEATMYSIDLTYASWLIKPDAKLPVDRLESRIIIDSMHLGQYLGISDLMVEAPHRETNDATGGTTESGISSGHGLVFSGTPKSANFDRRVSVLVDLSIAPEDQATLVFTPTGIVTGPDTANQPVPDDKRDAVLRAFSARMPHQRLPFGVAPTSEGARGSDVIIEGIARGVTITLDGFKQS, encoded by the coding sequence ATGCGGATGCGCAAGGTGCTAACCGGTGTGGTCACAGCGGTGGTCGCCGTGGCTGTGATTGTTGTCGGCGCCCTCAGCGTCGATTACGGCACCAGCATCTACGCCGAGTACCGCCTGTCGGTCAACGTGCGCAACGCGGCAAATCTCGGGTCGGACCCATTTGTTGCGATCCTGGCGTTCCCGTTCATCCCGCAGGCGATGCGGGACCACTACACCGAGTTGGAGATCAAGGCCAACGCCGTCGACCACGCTATGGTCGGCAAGGCCTCCCTCGAAGCCACCATGTACTCGATCGACCTGACCTACGCGTCCTGGCTGATCAAGCCCGATGCGAAGCTCCCGGTAGACCGGCTAGAGAGCCGCATCATCATCGACTCGATGCATCTGGGCCAGTATCTGGGCATCAGCGACCTCATGGTCGAGGCACCACACCGAGAAACCAACGACGCTACCGGCGGTACCACCGAATCGGGGATCTCCAGCGGCCATGGGCTGGTATTCAGCGGCACCCCGAAATCGGCCAACTTCGACCGCCGGGTCAGCGTCTTGGTGGACCTCTCCATCGCCCCTGAAGACCAGGCGACGCTGGTGTTTACCCCCACAGGCATCGTGACCGGACCCGACACCGCCAACCAACCCGTTCCGGATGACAAACGGGACGCCGTGCTACGTGCCTTCAGCGCCAGAATGCCCCACCAGAGGCTTCCGTTCGGGGTGGCGCCGACCAGCGAGGGAGCACGCGGCTCGGATGTGATCATCGAAGGCATCGCCCGGGGAGTAACGATCACCCTCGACGGGTTTAAGCAGTCATGA
- a CDS encoding DUF3073 domain-containing protein, giving the protein MGRGRAKAKQTKVARELKYSSPQTDFQRLQRELSGTGAVDPGRLDGDDRLSDESWDDEDAWRR; this is encoded by the coding sequence ATGGGCCGCGGCCGTGCTAAGGCAAAGCAGACCAAGGTTGCTCGAGAACTTAAATACAGCTCCCCGCAGACCGACTTCCAGCGGCTTCAGCGCGAGCTATCAGGGACGGGTGCCGTCGACCCCGGCCGACTGGACGGAGACGACCGGTTGAGTGACGAGTCATGGGACGACGAGGACGCCTGGCGCCGCTAG